Proteins from a single region of Streptomyces sp. HUAS 15-9:
- a CDS encoding PE-PGRS family protein, with protein MADFRRQPEWQQQADRHSTLIDPVLTVRPISRFDYTARRVVGAIDHALVFATAGGEYHVYVPPLRPSRTDAATRHYISVYEVDMGSHPVRLELELPSDDDAFAFGATADLTWRVRDPEAYVRSGERDVPTRLTSELQQLARPVTRRFPIEESPSAEVEVQQAVESGAFAAGIGLEVTCMVRLRLDDEAIAHRQRKRTLRYESEMLDPEHEFRLRQARQQYELEALQQRQHQQLVAEKINFYQYHLQYGGVGAWALHLAAHPEDTRLVIDNIHQDQLTFIKAQLEQLGSDELEDYQKAESLKQVRHEIDAIIRMRGASPGAAGALPAAPQGPAYPGQVPQPGYGPGPGYGPGPGPGYGLGPQAYGAGAPPAAVPPASVPPAAAAPAPAPADGPSPGHPVQEGPAPLTPPMPAPYTPPRPGPEPEAS; from the coding sequence ATGGCGGACTTCCGCCGTCAGCCGGAGTGGCAGCAACAGGCCGACCGGCACAGCACGTTGATCGACCCGGTACTCACGGTGCGGCCGATCTCGCGGTTCGACTACACCGCCCGGCGGGTGGTCGGTGCGATCGACCACGCGCTGGTCTTCGCCACCGCGGGCGGCGAGTACCACGTGTACGTCCCACCGCTGCGGCCCAGCCGTACGGACGCGGCGACCCGTCACTACATCTCGGTGTACGAGGTGGACATGGGCAGCCACCCGGTCCGGCTGGAGCTGGAGTTGCCGAGCGACGACGACGCGTTCGCCTTCGGCGCGACGGCGGACCTGACCTGGCGGGTGCGGGATCCGGAGGCGTACGTACGCAGCGGTGAGCGCGATGTACCGACCCGGCTGACCAGCGAACTGCAGCAGCTGGCCCGCCCGGTCACCCGGCGCTTCCCGATCGAGGAGAGCCCGTCGGCGGAGGTCGAGGTCCAGCAGGCCGTCGAGAGCGGGGCGTTCGCGGCGGGCATCGGGCTCGAGGTCACCTGCATGGTGCGGCTGCGGCTCGACGACGAGGCGATCGCCCACCGGCAGCGGAAGCGGACGCTGCGCTACGAGTCCGAGATGCTCGACCCGGAGCACGAATTCCGGCTGCGACAGGCGCGGCAGCAGTACGAGCTGGAGGCGCTGCAGCAGCGACAGCATCAGCAGCTGGTCGCCGAGAAGATCAACTTCTATCAGTACCACCTCCAGTACGGCGGGGTCGGCGCGTGGGCCCTGCACCTCGCCGCCCACCCCGAGGACACACGCCTGGTCATCGACAACATCCACCAGGACCAACTGACCTTCATAAAGGCCCAGTTGGAGCAGCTCGGCAGCGACGAGCTGGAGGACTACCAGAAGGCGGAGTCCCTCAAGCAGGTCCGCCACGAGATAGACGCGATCATCCGTATGCGCGGGGCGAGTCCGGGTGCGGCGGGGGCCCTGCCCGCGGCTCCGCAGGGGCCGGCGTATCCGGGGCAGGTGCCTCAGCCGGGGTACGGGCCTGGGCCTGGGTACGGGCCTGGGCCTGGGCCGGGGTACGGGCTTGGGCCGCAGGCATACGGCGCCGGGGCACCGCCCGCTGCCGTGCCTCCGGCGTCGGTCCCTCCGGCCGCTGCGGCACCGGCTCCCGCACCCGCCGACGGTCCCTCCCCCGGGCACCCGGTCCAGGAGGGTCCCGCGCCCCTCACCCCGCCGATGCCCGCGCCGTACACCCCGCCCCGGCCCGGTCCGGAACCGGAGGCGTCGTGA
- a CDS encoding Pycsar system effector family protein — MTTPRTTPRPATFGSPGLVTAERLLAEMRGEIARADSKAAVLVAALGLTAGAFSGLVAGRKWEPGVLSAAGTLLWWGGALALALSLLALLLAVLPRYRSGVWSPGQPLCYFGDIQQAVHAGLLADALADTERDPVAGLTAALTETSRIAARKHQWIRTGLIAFCAGTVLLPTALLVG; from the coding sequence GTGACGACGCCCCGCACCACGCCCCGCCCGGCGACCTTCGGCTCCCCCGGTCTCGTCACCGCCGAGCGGCTCCTCGCCGAGATGCGCGGGGAGATCGCGCGGGCCGACAGCAAGGCGGCCGTGCTGGTCGCGGCGTTGGGGCTGACGGCCGGGGCGTTCAGCGGGCTGGTGGCCGGGCGGAAGTGGGAGCCGGGGGTGCTGTCGGCCGCGGGCACCCTGCTGTGGTGGGGCGGCGCTCTCGCCCTCGCCCTGTCGCTGCTGGCGTTGCTGCTCGCCGTACTGCCCCGGTATCGCTCCGGTGTGTGGTCCCCGGGCCAGCCCCTCTGCTACTTCGGCGACATCCAACAGGCCGTACACGCGGGCCTGCTGGCCGATGCGCTCGCCGACACCGAACGCGACCCCGTCGCCGGACTCACCGCGGCCCTCACCGAGACCAGCCGTATCGCCGCCCGCAAGCACCAGTGGATCCGTACCGGCCTGATCGCCTTCTGCGCCGGCACGGTCCTGCTCCCCACGGCCCTGCTGGTCGGCTGA
- a CDS encoding DNA-directed RNA polymerase subunit beta': MLDVNFFDELRIGLATADDIRQWSHGEVKKPETINYRTLKPEKDGLFCEKIFGPTRDWECYCGKYKRVRFKGIICERCGVEVTRAKVRRERMGHIELAAPVTHIWYFKGVPSRLGYLLDLAPKDLEKVIYFAAYMITYVDEERRTRDLPSLEAHVSVERQQIENRRDADLEARAKKLEADLAELEAEGAKADVRRKVREGAEREMKQLRDRAQREIDRLDEVWTRFKNLKVQDLEGDELLYRELRDRFGTYFDGSMGAQALQKRLESFDLEEEAEKLREIIRTGKGQKKTRALKRLKVVSAFLQTSNSPKGMVLDCVPVIPPDLRPMVQLDGGRFATSDLNDLYRRVINRNNRLKRLLDLGAPEIIVNNEKRMLQEAVDALFDNGRRGRPVTGPGNRPLKSLSDMLKGKQGRFRQNLLGKRVDYSARSVIVVGPQLKLHQCGLPKAMALELFKPFVMKRLVDLNHAQNIKSAKRMVERGRTVVYDVLEEVIAEHPVLLNRAPTLHRLGIQAFEPQLVEGKAIQIHPLVCTAFNADFDGDQMAVHLPLSAEAQAEARILMLSSNNILKPADGRPVTMPTQDMVLGLFFLTTDGEMRNVKGEDRSFSSVAEAIMAFDAGELSLQSRVDIRFPVGTIPPRGWTPPAQEEGEPEWQQGDSFRLKTTLGRALFNELLPEDYPFVDYEVGKKQLSEIVNDLAERYPKVIVAATLDNLKAAGFFWATRSGVTVAISDVVVPEAKKEIVKGYEAQDEKVQKQYERGLITKDERTQELIAIWTKATNEVAEAMNENFPKTNPIFMMVNSGARGNMMQMRQIAGMRGLVSNAKNETIPRPIKASFREGLSVLEYFISTHGARKGLADTALRTADSGYLTRRLVDVSQDVIIREEDCGTDRGLKLHIAEVDAAGVLRKAENVETSVYARCLAEDIVVDGQVLAPAGTDLGDVLIEELVARGVSEVKTRSVLTCESAVGTCAMCYGRSLATGKLVDIGEAVGIIAAQSIGEPGTQLTMRTFHTGGVAGDDITQGLPRVVELFEARTPKGVAPISEASGRVRIEETEKTKKIVITPDDGSDETAFPISKRARLLVSEGEHVDVGQKLTVGATNPHDVLRILGQRAVQVHLVGEVQKVYNSQGVSIHDKHIEIIIRQMLRRVTIIESGDAELLPGELVERSKFETENRRVVQEGGHPASGRPQLMGITKASLATESWLSAASFQETTRVLTDAAINAKSDSLIGLKENVIIGKLIPAGTGLSRYRNIRVEPTEEAKAAMYSAVGYDDIDYSPFGTGSGQAVPLEDYDYGPYNQ, translated from the coding sequence GTGCTCGACGTCAACTTCTTCGACGAGCTCCGGATCGGCCTGGCCACCGCGGACGACATCCGTCAGTGGAGCCACGGCGAGGTCAAGAAGCCCGAGACCATCAACTACCGCACCCTCAAGCCCGAAAAGGACGGACTCTTCTGCGAGAAGATCTTCGGTCCGACCCGGGACTGGGAGTGCTACTGCGGCAAGTACAAGCGCGTCCGCTTCAAGGGCATCATCTGCGAGCGCTGTGGCGTCGAGGTCACGCGTGCGAAGGTGCGCCGTGAGCGGATGGGCCACATCGAGCTGGCCGCGCCCGTCACGCACATCTGGTACTTCAAGGGCGTCCCGAGCCGACTGGGCTACCTGCTCGACCTGGCTCCCAAGGACCTCGAGAAGGTCATCTACTTCGCGGCGTACATGATCACGTACGTCGACGAGGAGCGCCGCACCCGTGACCTGCCCTCCCTGGAGGCGCACGTCTCCGTGGAGCGCCAGCAGATCGAGAACCGCCGCGACGCCGACCTCGAGGCCCGCGCCAAGAAGCTCGAGGCCGACCTGGCCGAGCTGGAGGCCGAGGGTGCCAAGGCCGATGTGCGCCGCAAGGTGCGCGAGGGTGCCGAGCGCGAGATGAAGCAGCTGCGCGACCGTGCGCAGCGCGAGATCGACCGGCTCGACGAGGTGTGGACCCGGTTCAAGAACCTCAAGGTCCAGGACCTCGAGGGCGACGAGCTGCTCTACCGCGAGCTGCGTGACCGCTTCGGCACGTACTTCGACGGCTCGATGGGCGCCCAGGCCCTGCAGAAGCGCCTGGAGTCCTTCGACCTCGAGGAGGAGGCCGAGAAGCTCCGCGAGATCATCCGTACCGGCAAGGGCCAGAAGAAGACCCGCGCCCTCAAGCGTCTGAAGGTCGTCTCCGCGTTCCTGCAGACGTCCAACAGCCCCAAGGGCATGGTCCTCGACTGCGTCCCGGTCATCCCGCCGGACCTCCGCCCGATGGTGCAGCTGGACGGTGGCCGCTTCGCGACCTCCGACCTGAACGACCTGTACCGCCGTGTGATCAACCGCAACAACCGTCTGAAGAGGCTCCTGGACCTCGGTGCCCCGGAGATCATCGTCAACAACGAGAAGCGCATGCTTCAGGAGGCTGTTGACGCCCTCTTCGACAACGGTCGTCGCGGCCGCCCGGTGACGGGCCCCGGCAACCGCCCGCTGAAGTCCCTCAGCGACATGCTGAAGGGCAAGCAGGGCCGCTTCCGTCAGAACCTGCTCGGCAAGCGAGTCGACTACTCGGCGCGTTCCGTCATCGTCGTCGGCCCGCAGCTGAAGCTGCACCAGTGCGGTCTGCCCAAGGCCATGGCGCTGGAGCTCTTCAAGCCGTTCGTGATGAAGCGCCTGGTCGACCTGAACCACGCGCAGAACATCAAGAGCGCCAAGCGCATGGTGGAGCGCGGCCGCACCGTCGTGTACGACGTCCTCGAAGAGGTCATCGCCGAGCACCCGGTGCTGCTGAACCGTGCGCCCACCCTGCACCGCCTCGGCATCCAGGCCTTCGAGCCGCAGCTGGTCGAGGGCAAGGCCATCCAGATCCACCCGCTCGTCTGCACCGCGTTCAACGCGGACTTCGACGGTGACCAGATGGCCGTGCACCTGCCGCTGTCCGCGGAGGCGCAGGCCGAGGCCCGCATCCTGATGCTGTCCTCGAACAACATCCTCAAGCCGGCCGACGGCCGTCCGGTGACGATGCCGACCCAGGACATGGTCCTCGGTCTGTTCTTCCTCACCACCGACGGCGAGATGCGGAACGTGAAGGGCGAGGACCGCTCCTTCTCCTCCGTGGCCGAGGCGATCATGGCGTTCGACGCCGGCGAGCTCTCGCTGCAGTCGCGCGTGGACATCCGCTTCCCGGTGGGCACCATCCCGCCGCGCGGCTGGACCCCGCCGGCCCAGGAGGAGGGTGAGCCGGAGTGGCAGCAGGGTGACAGCTTCCGTCTGAAGACCACGCTGGGCCGTGCGCTCTTCAACGAGCTGCTGCCCGAGGACTACCCGTTCGTCGACTACGAGGTCGGCAAGAAGCAGCTCTCCGAGATCGTCAACGACCTCGCCGAGCGCTACCCGAAGGTCATCGTGGCGGCGACGCTCGACAACCTGAAGGCGGCCGGCTTCTTCTGGGCCACCCGTTCCGGCGTCACCGTCGCCATCTCCGACGTCGTCGTTCCCGAGGCGAAGAAGGAGATCGTCAAGGGCTACGAGGCGCAGGACGAGAAGGTCCAGAAGCAGTACGAGCGCGGTCTGATCACCAAGGACGAGCGCACGCAGGAGCTCATCGCGATCTGGACCAAGGCGACCAACGAGGTCGCCGAGGCGATGAACGAGAACTTCCCGAAGACCAACCCGATCTTCATGATGGTGAACTCGGGTGCCCGAGGCAACATGATGCAGATGCGTCAGATTGCCGGTATGCGTGGTCTGGTGTCGAACGCCAAGAACGAGACGATCCCGCGTCCGATCAAGGCGTCCTTCCGTGAGGGCCTGTCCGTGCTGGAGTACTTCATCTCCACGCACGGTGCCCGTAAGGGTCTCGCGGACACCGCTCTGCGTACCGCCGACTCGGGTTACCTCACCCGTCGTCTGGTCGACGTCTCCCAGGACGTCATCATCCGCGAGGAGGACTGCGGCACCGACCGTGGCCTCAAGCTCCACATCGCGGAGGTCGACGCGGCCGGCGTGCTGCGCAAGGCGGAGAACGTCGAGACGTCCGTGTACGCGCGCTGCCTCGCCGAGGACATCGTGGTCGACGGTCAGGTCCTGGCCCCGGCCGGCACCGACCTCGGTGACGTCCTCATCGAGGAACTGGTGGCCCGTGGCGTCTCCGAGGTCAAGACCCGCTCGGTCCTGACCTGTGAGTCCGCCGTCGGCACCTGCGCCATGTGCTACGGCCGCTCGCTGGCCACCGGCAAGCTGGTCGACATCGGTGAGGCGGTCGGCATCATCGCCGCCCAGTCCATCGGTGAGCCCGGTACCCAGCTGACGATGCGTACCTTCCACACCGGTGGTGTGGCCGGTGACGACATCACCCAGGGTCTGCCCCGTGTCGTCGAGCTCTTCGAGGCCCGTACCCCGAAGGGTGTCGCCCCGATCTCCGAGGCCTCCGGCCGCGTGCGGATCGAGGAGACCGAGAAGACCAAGAAGATCGTCATCACGCCGGACGACGGCAGCGACGAGACGGCGTTCCCGATCTCGAAGCGCGCCCGACTCCTGGTCAGCGAGGGCGAGCACGTCGACGTGGGCCAGAAGCTCACCGTGGGTGCCACCAACCCGCACGACGTGCTGCGCATCCTGGGTCAGCGTGCCGTCCAGGTCCACCTGGTCGGCGAGGTCCAGAAGGTGTACAACTCGCAGGGTGTGTCGATCCACGACAAGCACATCGAGATCATCATCCGGCAGATGCTCCGCCGCGTGACGATCATCGAGTCCGGTGACGCCGAGCTGCTGCCCGGCGAGCTGGTCGAGCGCTCGAAGTTCGAGACCGAGAACCGTCGTGTGGTCCAGGAGGGCGGTCACCCGGCCTCCGGTCGTCCGCAGCTGATGGGTATCACCAAGGCCTCGCTGGCGACGGAATCCTGGCTGTCGGCCGCCTCCTTCCAGGAGACGACCCGAGTTCTGACGGACGCGGCGATCAACGCCAAGTCCGACAGCCTCATCGGCCTCAAGGAGAACGTCATCATCGGTAAGCTCATCCCGGCCGGTACGGGTCTGTCCCGCTACCGCAACATCCGGGTCGAGCCGACCGAGGAGGCCAAGGCCGCGATGTACTCGGCCGTCGGCTACGACGACATCGACTACTCGCCGTTCGGCACCGGCTCCGGCCAGGCCGTCCCGCTGGAGGACTACGACTACGGTCCGTACAACCAGTAA
- the rpoB gene encoding DNA-directed RNA polymerase subunit beta produces MAASRNASTANMNNGASTAPLRISFAKIKEPLEVPNLLALQTESFDWLLGNTAWQSRVEEALENGQDVPTKSGLEEIFEEISPIEDFSGSMSLTFRDHRFEPPKNSIDECKERDFTYAAPLFVTAEFTNNETGEIKSQTVFMGDFPLMTNKGTFVINGTERVVVSQLVRSPGVYFDSSIDKTSDKDIFSAKIIPSRGAWLEMEIDKRDMVGVRIDRKRKQSVTVLLKALGWTTEQILEEFGEYESMRATLEKDHTQGQDDALLDIYRKLRPGEPPTREAAQTLLENLYFNPKRYDLAKVGRYKVNKKLGADAPLDAGVLTVEDVISTIKYLVKLHAGETETAADNGQTIVVETDDIDHFGNRRLRSVGELIQNQVRTGLARMERVVRERMTTQDVEAITPQTLINIRPVVASIKEFFGTSQLSQFMDQNNPLSGLTHKRRLSALGPGGLSRERAGFEVRDVHPSHYGRMCPIETPEGPNIGLIGSLASYGRVNAFGFVETPYRKVVEGQVTDEVDYLTADEEDRFVIAQANATLTDEMRFAENRVLVRRRGGEVDYVPGDDVDYMDVSPRQMVSVATAMIPFLEHDDANRALMGANMMRQAVPLLQAEAPLVGTGMEYRSAVDAGDVVKAEKAGVVQEVSADYITTANDDGTYITYRLAKFARSNQGTSVNQKVIVNEGDRVVEGQVLADGPATQHGEMALGKNLLVAFMPWEGHNYEDAIILSQRLVQDDVLSSIHIEEHEVDARDTKLGPEEITRDIPNVSEEVLADLDERGIIRIGAEVIAGDILVGKVTPKGETELTPEERLLRAIFGEKAREVRDTSLKVPHGETGKIIGVRVFDREEGDELPPGVNQLVRVYVAQKRKITDGDKLAGRHGNKGVISKILPIEDMPFLEDGTPVDIILNPLGVPSRMNPGQVLEIHLGWLASRGWDVSGLAEEWAQRLQAIGADAVAPGTNVATPVFDGAREDELAGLLQHTIPNRDGERMVLPSGKAQLFDGRSGEPFPDPISVGYMYILKLHHLVDDKLHARSTGPYSMITQQPLGGKAQFGGQRFGEMEVWALEAYGAAYALQELLTIKSDDVTGRVKVYEAIVKGENIPEPGIPESFKVLIKEMQSLCLNVEVLSSDGMSIEMRDTDEDVFRAAEELGIDLSRREPSSVEEV; encoded by the coding sequence TTGGCCGCCTCGCGCAATGCCTCGACCGCGAATATGAACAACGGCGCCAGCACCGCCCCGCTGCGCATTTCCTTTGCAAAGATCAAGGAGCCTCTTGAGGTTCCGAACCTGCTCGCGCTGCAGACCGAGAGCTTTGACTGGCTGCTCGGCAACACCGCCTGGCAGAGTCGGGTCGAGGAGGCTCTGGAGAACGGTCAGGACGTCCCCACCAAGTCCGGTCTGGAGGAGATCTTCGAGGAGATCTCCCCGATCGAGGACTTCTCCGGGTCGATGTCCCTGACGTTCCGGGACCACCGCTTCGAGCCGCCGAAGAACTCGATCGACGAGTGCAAGGAGCGCGACTTCACGTACGCCGCCCCGCTCTTCGTCACGGCCGAGTTCACCAACAACGAGACCGGTGAGATCAAGTCCCAGACGGTCTTCATGGGCGACTTCCCGCTCATGACGAACAAGGGCACGTTCGTGATCAACGGCACCGAGCGTGTCGTGGTCTCGCAGCTGGTCCGTTCGCCCGGTGTCTACTTCGACTCCTCCATCGACAAGACCTCCGACAAGGACATCTTCTCCGCCAAGATCATCCCGTCCCGGGGTGCCTGGCTGGAGATGGAGATCGACAAGCGCGACATGGTCGGTGTCCGTATCGACCGCAAGCGCAAGCAGTCCGTGACCGTCCTCCTGAAGGCGCTCGGCTGGACGACCGAGCAGATCCTCGAGGAGTTCGGCGAGTACGAGTCCATGCGCGCCACCCTGGAGAAGGACCACACCCAGGGCCAGGACGACGCGCTGCTCGACATCTACCGCAAGCTGCGTCCGGGCGAGCCCCCCACGCGTGAGGCCGCACAGACGCTGCTGGAGAACCTGTACTTCAACCCGAAGCGCTACGACCTCGCCAAGGTCGGCCGCTACAAGGTCAACAAGAAGCTGGGTGCGGACGCGCCGCTCGACGCGGGCGTCCTGACCGTCGAGGACGTCATCTCGACGATCAAGTACCTGGTGAAGCTGCACGCGGGCGAGACCGAGACGGCCGCCGACAACGGCCAGACGATCGTCGTCGAGACCGACGACATCGACCACTTCGGCAACCGTCGTCTGCGCAGCGTCGGCGAGCTCATCCAGAACCAGGTCCGCACCGGTCTGGCTCGTATGGAGCGCGTCGTGCGCGAGCGCATGACCACGCAGGACGTCGAGGCGATCACGCCGCAGACCCTGATCAACATCCGGCCGGTCGTCGCCTCCATCAAGGAGTTCTTCGGCACCAGCCAGCTGTCCCAGTTCATGGACCAGAACAACCCGCTGTCCGGGCTGACGCACAAGCGTCGTCTGTCCGCGCTCGGCCCGGGTGGTCTCTCCCGTGAGCGGGCCGGCTTCGAGGTCCGTGACGTGCACCCGTCCCACTACGGACGCATGTGCCCGATCGAGACCCCTGAAGGCCCGAACATCGGTCTGATCGGTTCGCTCGCCTCCTACGGCCGGGTCAACGCGTTCGGTTTCGTCGAGACCCCGTACCGCAAGGTCGTCGAGGGCCAGGTCACCGACGAGGTGGACTACCTGACCGCCGACGAGGAGGACCGCTTCGTCATCGCGCAGGCCAACGCCACGCTCACGGACGAGATGCGGTTCGCCGAGAACCGCGTCCTGGTCCGCCGTCGTGGCGGCGAGGTCGACTACGTCCCCGGTGACGACGTGGACTACATGGACGTCTCGCCGCGCCAGATGGTGTCGGTCGCGACCGCCATGATCCCCTTCCTCGAGCACGACGACGCCAACCGTGCCCTCATGGGCGCGAACATGATGCGCCAGGCCGTTCCGCTGCTCCAGGCGGAGGCCCCGCTCGTCGGCACCGGCATGGAGTACCGCTCCGCCGTCGACGCCGGCGACGTCGTCAAGGCGGAGAAGGCCGGTGTGGTCCAGGAGGTCTCCGCGGACTACATCACCACCGCCAACGACGACGGCACGTACATCACGTACCGCCTGGCCAAGTTCGCCCGCTCCAACCAGGGCACCTCGGTCAACCAGAAGGTCATCGTCAACGAGGGCGACCGGGTCGTCGAGGGCCAGGTCCTCGCCGACGGTCCGGCCACCCAGCACGGCGAGATGGCCCTCGGCAAGAACCTGCTCGTGGCGTTCATGCCGTGGGAGGGTCACAACTACGAGGACGCGATCATCCTGTCGCAGCGCCTCGTGCAGGACGACGTCCTCTCCTCGATCCACATCGAGGAGCACGAGGTCGACGCCCGTGACACCAAGCTCGGCCCCGAGGAGATCACCCGGGACATCCCGAACGTCTCCGAGGAGGTCCTCGCCGACCTCGACGAGCGCGGCATCATCCGGATCGGCGCCGAGGTCATCGCCGGTGACATCCTCGTCGGCAAGGTGACCCCGAAGGGCGAGACCGAGCTGACCCCCGAGGAACGCCTGCTGCGCGCGATCTTCGGCGAGAAGGCCCGTGAGGTCCGTGACACCTCGCTGAAGGTGCCGCACGGCGAGACCGGCAAGATCATCGGCGTGCGTGTCTTCGACCGCGAGGAGGGCGACGAGCTTCCCCCCGGTGTGAACCAGCTGGTGCGCGTCTACGTCGCGCAGAAGCGCAAGATCACCGACGGTGACAAGCTCGCCGGCCGGCACGGCAACAAGGGTGTCATCTCCAAGATCCTACCGATCGAGGACATGCCGTTCCTGGAGGACGGCACTCCGGTCGACATCATCCTCAACCCGCTGGGTGTCCCGTCCCGAATGAACCCGGGACAGGTCCTGGAGATCCACCTCGGCTGGCTCGCCAGCCGCGGCTGGGACGTCTCTGGTCTCGCGGAGGAGTGGGCGCAGCGCCTCCAGGCGATCGGCGCCGACGCCGTCGCTCCCGGCACCAACGTCGCCACCCCGGTCTTCGACGGTGCGCGCGAGGACGAGCTCGCGGGTCTGCTCCAGCACACCATCCCGAACCGCGACGGCGAGCGCATGGTGCTCCCGTCCGGCAAGGCGCAGCTGTTCGACGGTCGTTCGGGAGAGCCGTTCCCGGACCCGATCTCGGTCGGCTACATGTACATCCTGAAGCTGCACCACCTGGTCGACGACAAGCTGCACGCCCGCTCGACCGGTCCGTACTCGATGATCACCCAGCAGCCGCTGGGCGGTAAGGCGCAGTTCGGCGGCCAGCGCTTCGGCGAGATGGAGGTGTGGGCCCTCGAGGCCTACGGCGCCGCGTACGCGCTCCAGGAGCTGCTGACCATCAAGTCCGACGACGTCACCGGCCGCGTGAAGGTCTACGAGGCCATCGTCAAGGGCGAGAACATCCCCGAGCCCGGCATCCCCGAGTCCTTCAAGGTGCTCATCAAGGAGATGCAGTCGCTCTGCCTGAACGTGGAGGTGCTGTCCAGCGACGGTATGTCCATCGAGATGCGTGACACCGACGAGGACGTCTTCCGCGCTGCGGAGGAGCTCGGCATCGACCTGTCCCGGCGCGAGCCGAGCAGCGTCGAAGAGGTCTGA
- a CDS encoding M48 family metalloprotease: MSETPDPGPYLPPEPQYPNPQPAPQYPTAPPAYPGSAPQYPTAGAPQYPQHPGAPAPQYPPQYPTAPPPQYPMGTGAPQYPMTPPPSQFQPTAPPHPAPSQVPQQAGPPFADQVAQGAAPDDLDYRHLGSRVHVAAHQRGADATAVGRLVVHLPGALVSGVVVAALGTAFGGTVGGWLAVLVWLASGGLVFHRPAELLFARHVLKLRAPTALELSRLEPVWREVTARAGIEAHTYELMVENSDELNASAVAGHVVSVTTYALNEIPSGNLAAVLAHELGHHTGGHSWAGLLGYWYSLPGRIAWAVTKFLASVTVMVASRFSVVATGLLVLFMGMFVVFAVISAWFVTIPLVLAPYLLAFAGRQGELRADQQAAALGFARQMTEVLHRLEAEEQAEEARAAAAGQRLERPGPLARLLSTHPDHTTRLARLEPYLRTRL, from the coding sequence ATGTCCGAAACACCCGACCCCGGTCCCTACCTGCCTCCCGAACCCCAGTACCCCAACCCTCAGCCCGCCCCGCAGTACCCGACGGCACCGCCCGCGTATCCGGGGTCGGCCCCGCAGTACCCGACGGCCGGCGCCCCGCAGTACCCGCAGCACCCCGGCGCTCCCGCCCCGCAGTACCCGCCGCAGTACCCGACCGCTCCGCCACCGCAGTACCCGATGGGCACCGGCGCCCCGCAGTACCCGATGACGCCCCCGCCCTCGCAGTTCCAGCCCACCGCTCCGCCCCACCCGGCCCCCTCCCAGGTGCCCCAGCAGGCCGGCCCACCCTTCGCGGACCAGGTGGCGCAGGGCGCCGCTCCGGACGATCTCGACTACCGCCACCTCGGCTCCCGCGTCCATGTCGCCGCCCATCAGCGCGGTGCCGACGCCACCGCCGTGGGGCGGCTCGTCGTGCATCTGCCGGGGGCGCTGGTGAGCGGTGTCGTGGTCGCCGCCCTCGGGACGGCATTCGGCGGGACCGTGGGCGGGTGGCTCGCGGTCCTGGTCTGGCTGGCCAGCGGCGGGCTCGTGTTCCACCGGCCCGCCGAACTCCTCTTCGCCCGCCATGTGTTGAAGCTGCGCGCGCCGACGGCCCTGGAGCTGTCCCGGCTGGAGCCGGTATGGCGCGAGGTCACCGCCCGCGCGGGCATAGAGGCACACACGTACGAGCTGATGGTCGAGAACAGCGACGAGCTGAACGCGTCCGCGGTCGCCGGGCATGTCGTGAGCGTCACGACGTACGCGCTGAACGAGATCCCGAGCGGCAACCTCGCCGCCGTACTCGCCCATGAGCTCGGCCATCACACCGGCGGTCACTCCTGGGCGGGGTTGCTCGGCTACTGGTACTCGCTGCCCGGCCGGATCGCCTGGGCCGTCACCAAGTTCCTGGCCAGTGTCACCGTGATGGTGGCCAGCCGGTTCTCCGTGGTGGCGACCGGGTTGCTGGTGCTGTTCATGGGGATGTTCGTCGTCTTCGCGGTGATCAGCGCGTGGTTCGTGACCATTCCGCTGGTCCTCGCCCCGTATCTGCTCGCCTTCGCGGGCCGCCAGGGCGAGCTCCGGGCCGACCAGCAGGCGGCCGCGCTCGGCTTCGCCCGGCAGATGACCGAAGTACTGCACCGTCTGGAGGCCGAGGAGCAGGCGGAGGAAGCGCGCGCCGCGGCGGCCGGGCAGCGTCTGGAGCGGCCGGGCCCGCTGGCCCGTCTGCTGTCCACCCACCCCGACCACACCACCAGGCTGGCCCGTCTGGAGCCATATCTGCGCACCAGGCTGTAA